From Chroococcidiopsis thermalis PCC 7203:
AAAACATAACGCATCAAATCGGTTCGTTAACTCGTGAGTTAATTTCCAGAACCAATCACGCCGACGATTTGCAATGTCTTCATGCTGCCGAACAAGGTGCTTTCTTGCCCGTTCTCGGTTGGCAGAACCTTTCAACTTTCTTGAGAGTTGTTTGCTCGCTTTTTGAACAGTATTGAGTAGTTGCGCCAGAAACTGCGGAGATTCAATTTTTTCAGTATTAGTCGCATCAAAATAAGTGAGAAATGTCTTTAAACCAAAGTCAAATCCAGCGATTCTACCCGTCTCGAATTTGATTTCTGGTTCAGTTGCATTGTCAACAACAACTACCATAAACAGCTCCCCTAGTAGAGTTCGTTTAATGGTTAATGTCTTGACCGTTCCTTCTATCTCTCTAGACTTCCAAAACTGATAAACACGAGAGCCAATTTTGACTCGATTATCACCCAAAAACTTGTATCCAGCCTGCTTTAGGGTGAACGATTTGTACTTTTTAACTTTCTTAAATCCTGGTGGTTTGACTCCTTGTTTATGATAATTAAAAAATAGTTGGTAAGCTTTCTCTATGCGCTGACAAATATCTTGCACCGCTTGAGAACCTACCAGTTGCCAAAAAGAATTACGTTTCCGCAACTTGGCAATATGAGCCTGAAGCTTAGCACAACTCAAATGTTTGCCCCACATTCTGTAGTACCGTTTATGGAGGGCTATACAATGGTTATAGATAACTCCCGCAGCATTTATTGACTGCTTGAGAAACCTATTTCGCTTATGGTTGTATAGCTTGAACTTCAGTGTTTTCATGTTATGTATTATACCCTAAATAATTGGTTTTAGAAACAAAAAAAGTTGCCCTATAAGGGCAAGGCTTTAAACCTAATTTTTTGGTAACAAAGACAGATAAAGGAATTACGCTCGTTCGCCTTAGCACGGGCGAAACGTTTACAATTGCCAATTCTGAAATTTTTGGTTTAATTCTGGCGATTGACGATGCTTGCGATCGCGATCCAATTATTCGGTGTGCGCATGAGATCTGTTTGGAAAAGAGCGGCTAACAACCGATTTTAGTTAGAATTGCTCTCCTAGCTTGGACGATCGCTCCTGCGATCGCAGTTGCTCTTTTATCCAAGTCCGAAAAGCTTTTAAAGCAGGACGAGTGCCTGCGGTGCGACTCAAGGCTAAAAACTGAGAAATGCCCTCAGTTGCAGGAAAGTCGGGAAAAATCAGACTAGTGGAAGATGCAATATACCTTCCTTCACTCAGCACGTAGACTTGTAACTGACGATTTTGATAACGCCAAATTTCGGGGACGCGCAGAGCTTCGTAGGCACTTAACTGGGTACTAGATGCGATCGCGATCTCAATTGCCAAGTCGGGGGGTGGATCGGTACTCAGATCAATGCGCTCTCTACCAATCATTAGAGCGTGATTTTGAATGTAAAAGCATTCATCCGGTTCGATCCCCGCTTGCATATCCTCTCGCCGGAAAGTCGTCGATCCTAATGGCTCCCAGTTCATGTCTAATTCGTCCAGCAGCACTTTCAATAGATCGGCAATTACGACTTTGGATTGTTCGTGTTCTGGTAGGGGAGCCACAATTTCTAACGTTCCTTTGCTGTAAGCCAAACGGATAGTGCGATGCTCGCCTAACTCTGCCAAGATTGCCTCAAACAGCTGCCAGTTGACGTGCCGCAATACCACTCGCTGACCTGGGAGGACATCAATTTGCTTCAGTTGGAGAGTCACCATACGTCACCACGACTCCTATGAAGTGGATTAGCTAGCATTAACAAAACGCAAATCGGTGCGTTTTGACTGGGGCTGAGCGGAGCCAGCCATCATCTCAGTTGCCGAGCGTGGCGCAAGAAGTTGAGCCCGGTGTTGGGCAAGTTCGCGTTGCAATTGTCGAATTCGCTAAGCGAAAAGCCTCTAGTTCCTGCTGCCGTAACCAGTCGTCGAAAACTAAGTCCATAACCCGCTTGTCTAGCTGTTGGAAGGATTGTAGCACGCCCAAAGAAGCGGACTTTTGAAGGCGATCGCGCTTACGAACGTGCTGGGCAATGTAGAAATTGAAATGGATCGAGAGCCGAAACCAAATCGATCTTGAAAGGCTCAAGCGATACAGCAACCGCTCCAAAGCGTAACGCCCTAGTAGTTTTTGAAATTCTTCTGGCTGTGCCTGGGAGCGATTGAAGTTTAACAAGCGCTGCTTGACCGAGGCTGCTTGGTTCTTCATTGGTTGGAATGCCTCTAGCAAATTGAAAATGCTTTTAGGTAAGGTTTCATCGCGTTTTCCACTCGGCAAATTTTGGCATAGTGATGTAGTTCGCTGCGCGGACCCCATTTTTCATTCAAATAACGTCGTTGTTGCAAATAGTCCCGCAGTGCTTCCATCGCCACGTCTTGCCCTACCTTGTGGCGGAATTTGAAACAATCCACCACTGTTTTCGCCGCGCTCGTCACTCGTACCGTCACTCCCTCAAATTTGTGTGATTCCACGCCCGCAGTCAATGCCTCCCCAGACATATAAACTAGCTGTACGGGTGGACGATCGATCTTGGGACGATGTGCTTTGTTCTGGATTGCCAGCCAGACTTGCCACGACCACTGGGTTGTCAATTGGTGGAACTGTAGTGCTGAAAGCAGACAAATGACTCCATTTGGCACTCGCTTGCAGACTTCAACTAAGCTGTGTTTTTCCGTAACATCGTACTCCATAGAGGTATACACGCCTCGATTGGAGCGCATCAGTATTCCTTGCTGTTCTAAACGCTGGAGATAGCTGACGGGAATGTTTCGCGACTCAAAGTCTTTGGGTGCGATGACACCTCGGCTGTGTACTAGCTCCAAAGCTTGCTCTAACTTAGTTTTGCTCATGGCTTTGGTTGAAATGCTCGGTAGTTATATTATTTTACCTAGTTTTTGAACCACCAATGCTTTTGACAAATAAAACTTGAGGTTCCACCGATAAGAGAACGCCTACACTTGCTTTCAACATCTGGATAGAGGCGTTCTCTTTTTTCTAGTTGGTAAAAAGGCTGCGCCTGGACAAACAGAAAAACTCAAATATTAATACAGGTTAACAGCGCCAAAAAAGGCTGCGCCTGCACGGAAAAAATCACTCTTGCTACTTGTAAAGGACACAACTATGGCTAACACCAAAAAACTATCTCTAATTAACGATGCTGCTATGGGCGAGTACCGGATCGAAGCCTACGACTCCCGCAAGTATAATGCAGTTTTCTATTCTATCCGCGAACTGTATGGTAAAGTTGCCCAGCGGCAGTTAGGGGAAGCCTTTGACTGGGAAACGTTCAAACAAAACTTTGAAATTAGCTTTGGTAAAGCCGAAGAACGCAAGTACACTATGGAACAGTTACTCGCATTTGCTAAAGACAAGTTTGACTATTCCCTAGAAAAGTTGGTCGAGTACAATCAACGTAGCTGGCAGCGTCGCGAACAACGGCTGAAACAGCAAGCTACATACCGAAAGCTCGAACTCGTCGAACAACCCGCAACTGGGGGTGACAGTATTTTTGCTGCTGAAATTGCTACGGAAGAAATTGCTTAATCAACCAAAAAAGTTTCTCTGAAATTTATAGAAATCAGCCCTAAAAAGGCTGATTTTTTTCATATTCTGAACGCTACTGTTATCAAGCAGAAAGCTACCACCCTTTAGAGTACCTAGAGGTTATTATAGTTTATCGGGCATTTCTATAAAATCTTTAGGTCTAACATACTTTGTAATTTGCTTTTTTGCAGAATTGCCATTACTGTTGGAAATATTAAGATTATTATGAAAATTATTATTAGTTACATCGCTAGTTTTGCGCTCGGCTACAGATGGAGTAGCAGTGCTAAGATTAGGTATTTTATACTTAGCACTAAACCGTTCAAAACTCTTGACGTGTACGGACCATGCATCAGCGTATCTGCTGAGGGACTCCCCAGCAAGTAAATCTGGCGACACCACAACACCGCCATTCCAAACTACTGTTATGCCTTCTTTAACAAAATAAGCGTCTAGTTCTGGTGCTACATATTCAGCAGTACCGCCAGTCAGGATCGCCTCATCCAGTTCGGTTGGGGCAAGAGACTTAATCCAACGCACGACTGCCCGCGCGTATTCGTCACGAGAAATCCTAGCAGCGGAGGCAAATGCTCCTCCATCTGAACGGATATCGTTGGCAGAACGCTTTCTCGACAACCCTTGCAGCACCTCTAGATGACAATTAGCTCCAGCAGCAACTAAAGCCTGCACAACTTGCAGATCGTCTCTAGACAACCCGCCTTTAGCGCGACCGACGAAGTTGTTCACCATCCAGAACATACCCAGATCGCTACTCGTGCCAGGTCTGAGGTTACCGCGATCGCAGATGAAGCAACTAGCATTTCTGTAGCCTAGCATGACTAGGGCAATCGTCTTTTGCTTGTAATCTGTACCTAAGTGTCCAATTCGATAGCCAAAAACACCCCCACCTTCTGGCATCAACTCAAAATCTACAATCTTCACTCGCAATTGACCGCTGGGCGTATCAAACTTAGCTAAAGATGCTGCTAGCTTCGACAGCAACAACGCCTTATCGTGTTGGCTGACCTCCCCTGGCGGTAAGAGCAATGACATCGAGACGCTAAAACGTGCTGTCAAGCCCAGCTTTTGCTGTAAAACCCATAAAACACCAGCAATCTTAGGTACTGCCAATTCATACTTGAGATCCCGCAACTGGGAGATGCCGCCAAATCTAGCCCTTGCCAAGTAACCCACAGCAAAATGATCCACCCCAGGCACTTCCACCCAACAACTATTTTCGGGAATGCCCTCACTCTTTAGATCTTTTACTGACTCGTGGGAGATATCTGCTAACTCTGGGTTCATGCTCACCACTAAAGGTGCAGCACTCCCCAACTGCTGGGCGATCGCCTTCGTCCTACTGGCACCTAGATCGAGCGTTACTACTATGTCGGGTACGGTCTTGGTTTTTATTGCTGTCATGCTCGATCGCTCTTATTCTTCCTTACACTAGGAGGAAGGTCGCACAAAAATCTCTACTCTGTTATATCCTGAATTGCTACCTATTTAGCTCAATCCAAGGAGAGCAAGGAAAATTATGGCAACGACATTGAAACAAAAGCTCTCGCACTTGCCCATAGAGCGACGGCAGAAAGTTGAGCAGCGCTCTGCCGAGCTAGTAGCCGAGGAAATGTCCCGCCAGCAGCTTCGCTCAAACTAGACTTAATAGCAGATGGCAGAAATCTAGCAAATTGACCAGCCCCAATAATTGCTATTTTTCGCATACTAAATCCTCTACCGATTTTCGGTCTAGATTTGATGATTTAGCAGATTAGGTGAAGGCACTTGTGTGGAAGATTTTTCGACTTGAGCGAGAAATGTAACTTCTGGGCGTGCAGCTTTGTTAACAAAATACCTGATACCCCGATAGATTGCTCGATCGACTACTGGTCATGCAAGCTCCACGGTGGCGTTAGGATCGATCCGATAGGATACGCCACGGTAACTTAAGGTTATAAGCTGCTCCAGATTCGCAGACTTGTTGGAATGGGTGATTGTCAGCTTGAGCAGGATGGCGATCGGATGTTGTACCGCGATAGAAGAGTTTCATATTTCGTCTCCTGAATGTATGGTTTTTGATTGAACTACTAGTTTTGTTGAGCGGCGAGGTTGCCCTCATTCGACAGTCTTAATTTATCGTCAAGGACTGGTTGCACACATCGAATTTTTGTCACGTTTAGACCATTACATCTGTCATATTCGGCTAGGGAAATTAGTATTGAAGCTCAGCAAAAAGACGACTTTTCCGATTACAGTAGCGCACTCTGGCAATCGTGAGAGAATGGAATAACAAGTAAGGACAGCTAATTATGAAGCGAGAATTTAATGTGATTATCGAGCGAGATGTAGATGGTTACTTTGTTGCTTCTGTTCCTAGTCTTACTGGGTGTCACACGCAAGCTAAATCTTTAGATGAGTTGATGGAACGTATCCGAGAAGCTATCGAACTCTGTTTGGAACTTGAGGAAGAACAGGATTCATTGGATTTTGTGGGTGTCCAACGAGTTGTGGTTGAAGTATGAGCCAACTGCCAAGTTTGACAGGACGCGAAGTCATAGCTGCTCTTAGTAAAATAGGTTTTGAGATTGCTAGGGTGCGCGGAAGTCATCATATTTTGTTACATAGTGATGGGCGTAGAACAGTAGTTCCAGTACATTCTGGAGAGACAATTGGTCGGGGTTTATTAGCACAAATACTACGCGATTGCCAGATAACCCGTGACGAGTTTAAGTCCCTGTTATGATGTATAGCTCTGCGGTAATGGGGCATAAGGATCGAGAAGTATTTAATAGGATATACATGATTTATGGAATGCGTATTGCGTAACTAACGTACCCTACAAGAGCGGCGATCGCACTGATAAGGGAAAACTCGATCGCACCTTCCTTACCGCTTCGTCAAATAGCTACGCTGGTACGATAAGGCAATGCAAAGGCGCGTTTGTGACAATTGGGAACGGTAGAAGTAGCTTTAGGCTTGGATAACCTGACTTTCCATCGGCATTGTCCATTTTTTAGCGATATTCTGGAGTGCCAGATGGATAACTTGAGAGAGCAGATTCATCAGTCAGGAA
This genomic window contains:
- a CDS encoding RNA-guided endonuclease InsQ/TnpB family protein — encoded protein: MKTLKFKLYNHKRNRFLKQSINAAGVIYNHCIALHKRYYRMWGKHLSCAKLQAHIAKLRKRNSFWQLVGSQAVQDICQRIEKAYQLFFNYHKQGVKPPGFKKVKKYKSFTLKQAGYKFLGDNRVKIGSRVYQFWKSREIEGTVKTLTIKRTLLGELFMVVVVDNATEPEIKFETGRIAGFDFGLKTFLTYFDATNTEKIESPQFLAQLLNTVQKASKQLSRKLKGSANRERARKHLVRQHEDIANRRRDWFWKLTHELTNRFDALCFETLNLKGMQRLWGRKVSDLAFGEFLQILEWVATKKGKKVIFVDRWYPSSKTCSSCSHVLEKLDLSTREWRCPSCQLVNGRDENACRNIQMVGASTTGLGNVRQSPTAIAA
- a CDS encoding Uma2 family endonuclease; this encodes MVTLQLKQIDVLPGQRVVLRHVNWQLFEAILAELGEHRTIRLAYSKGTLEIVAPLPEHEQSKVVIADLLKVLLDELDMNWEPLGSTTFRREDMQAGIEPDECFYIQNHALMIGRERIDLSTDPPPDLAIEIAIASSTQLSAYEALRVPEIWRYQNRQLQVYVLSEGRYIASSTSLIFPDFPATEGISQFLALSRTAGTRPALKAFRTWIKEQLRSQERSSKLGEQF
- a CDS encoding type IV toxin-antitoxin system AbiEi family antitoxin domain-containing protein gives rise to the protein MSKTKLEQALELVHSRGVIAPKDFESRNIPVSYLQRLEQQGILMRSNRGVYTSMEYDVTEKHSLVEVCKRVPNGVICLLSALQFHQLTTQWSWQVWLAIQNKAHRPKIDRPPVQLVYMSGEALTAGVESHKFEGVTVRVTSAAKTVVDCFKFRHKVGQDVAMEALRDYLQQRRYLNEKWGPRSELHHYAKICRVENAMKPYLKAFSIC
- a CDS encoding ParM/StbA family protein; translation: MTAIKTKTVPDIVVTLDLGASRTKAIAQQLGSAAPLVVSMNPELADISHESVKDLKSEGIPENSCWVEVPGVDHFAVGYLARARFGGISQLRDLKYELAVPKIAGVLWVLQQKLGLTARFSVSMSLLLPPGEVSQHDKALLLSKLAASLAKFDTPSGQLRVKIVDFELMPEGGGVFGYRIGHLGTDYKQKTIALVMLGYRNASCFICDRGNLRPGTSSDLGMFWMVNNFVGRAKGGLSRDDLQVVQALVAAGANCHLEVLQGLSRKRSANDIRSDGGAFASAARISRDEYARAVVRWIKSLAPTELDEAILTGGTAEYVAPELDAYFVKEGITVVWNGGVVVSPDLLAGESLSRYADAWSVHVKSFERFSAKYKIPNLSTATPSVAERKTSDVTNNNFHNNLNISNSNGNSAKKQITKYVRPKDFIEMPDKL
- a CDS encoding type II toxin-antitoxin system HicB family antitoxin, which encodes MKREFNVIIERDVDGYFVASVPSLTGCHTQAKSLDELMERIREAIELCLELEEEQDSLDFVGVQRVVVEV
- a CDS encoding type II toxin-antitoxin system HicA family toxin produces the protein MSQLPSLTGREVIAALSKIGFEIARVRGSHHILLHSDGRRTVVPVHSGETIGRGLLAQILRDCQITRDEFKSLL